Proteins encoded together in one Desulfosporosinus meridiei DSM 13257 window:
- the atpH gene encoding ATP synthase F1 subunit delta produces the protein MINGSLARRYSQALFEIASETGLDQIDADLSELTKMVEENGEVKDTLLHPHISLSDKKSIMDKLMGDSFGDITRRFLYLLIDRRRADLLPAIQREFTRLADEARQVVEAKVASAIELSATQLDELKKAIVRMTGKEVRLVSEVRAELIGGVLIQIGDRVLDGTVAHSLEKMRENLRRNSDKPQEVGVK, from the coding sequence ATGATAAATGGATCACTTGCGCGTAGATACTCCCAAGCCTTGTTTGAAATTGCCTCTGAGACAGGCCTAGATCAAATTGATGCTGATTTAAGTGAACTAACTAAGATGGTGGAGGAAAATGGAGAGGTTAAAGACACCCTGTTACATCCCCACATCTCCTTAAGTGATAAAAAGTCCATTATGGACAAGTTGATGGGAGATAGCTTTGGGGATATAACAAGACGTTTTCTTTATCTTTTGATTGACCGTAGAAGAGCCGATCTTTTACCTGCTATTCAACGTGAGTTTACCAGATTAGCGGATGAGGCACGTCAAGTGGTGGAAGCCAAAGTAGCAAGTGCTATTGAACTAAGTGCGACCCAGCTTGATGAACTGAAAAAAGCTATTGTACGTATGACTGGGAAAGAGGTTCGCCTTGTAAGCGAAGTCCGAGCCGAGCTCATTGGTGGAGTACTGATTCAGATCGGAGATCGTGTACTTGATGGGACTGTAGCCCATTCACTTGAAAAGATGCGTGAGAATTTACGAAGAAACTCGGATAAACCTCAGGAAGTAGGGGTGAAATAA
- the glyA gene encoding serine hydroxymethyltransferase, translating to MDYINQWVKNNDPEVAKAIEQEEKRQSNSIELIASENFVSRAVMAAQGSALTNKYAEGYPGKRYYGGCEYVDVVEDLARERVKKIFGAEHANVQPHSGSQANMAVYFAFLKPGDTILGMNLSHGGHLTHGSPVNISGVYFNVVPYGVDEKTETIDYDQIRQLAKEHHPKMIVAGASAYPRVIDFIKMREIADEAGALLMVDMAHFAGLVAAGLHPSPVPYADFVTSTTHKTLRGPRGGLILCKAEYAQAIDKAIFPGIQGGPLMHVIAAKAVAFGEALQPEFKTYQKNIVDNAKALAQGLMERGFRLVSGGTDNHVMLVDVRTKNLTGKEAESILHEVGITVNKNTIPFDTASPFVTSGIRLGTPAVTTRGMNTEAMKRIAEAIDLALTSHHEPDKLSQAREIVNSLCAEFPLYTNLD from the coding sequence ATGGACTATATTAACCAATGGGTGAAAAATAATGACCCCGAAGTTGCAAAAGCCATTGAACAAGAAGAGAAACGTCAAAGCAACAGTATTGAACTTATTGCCTCTGAAAACTTTGTCAGTCGAGCAGTGATGGCCGCCCAAGGGTCAGCTTTGACTAACAAGTATGCCGAAGGGTATCCCGGAAAACGGTATTATGGCGGATGTGAGTATGTAGATGTTGTGGAAGATCTTGCTCGCGAGCGAGTTAAGAAGATTTTTGGGGCAGAGCATGCTAACGTGCAGCCACATTCCGGCTCTCAGGCCAATATGGCCGTGTATTTTGCCTTTCTCAAGCCAGGGGATACAATACTGGGAATGAATTTATCCCATGGAGGTCACTTGACTCATGGGAGTCCGGTAAACATCTCGGGAGTGTATTTTAATGTAGTTCCTTATGGTGTCGATGAAAAGACTGAAACCATTGATTATGATCAAATACGTCAGCTGGCCAAAGAACATCATCCTAAAATGATTGTTGCCGGAGCAAGTGCCTATCCGCGAGTTATAGATTTTATAAAAATGCGTGAAATTGCCGATGAAGCAGGTGCTTTACTGATGGTTGATATGGCACATTTCGCCGGGTTAGTGGCGGCAGGGCTACACCCATCGCCAGTCCCTTATGCTGACTTTGTTACTTCCACAACTCATAAGACTTTAAGGGGCCCCAGGGGCGGCTTAATTCTCTGTAAGGCTGAATATGCCCAAGCTATTGATAAAGCGATTTTCCCAGGAATTCAAGGCGGGCCATTAATGCATGTCATTGCAGCTAAAGCGGTTGCTTTTGGGGAAGCCCTTCAGCCCGAATTTAAAACGTATCAGAAGAATATCGTTGATAATGCCAAGGCTCTGGCTCAAGGTCTAATGGAGCGTGGATTCCGCCTTGTTTCAGGTGGAACGGACAACCATGTAATGCTTGTTGATGTAAGAACTAAGAATCTAACAGGTAAGGAAGCGGAAAGTATCTTACATGAAGTGGGGATTACGGTCAATAAAAATACAATTCCTTTTGATACGGCAAGTCCTTTTGTAACTAGCGGGATTCGTCTTGGCACCCCTGCAGTTACTACACGGGGCATGAATACCGAGGCTATGAAACGTATAGCTGAGGCGATTGATCTTGCCTTGACCTCACATCATGAACCTGATAAACTGTCACAGGCGCGGGAAATTGTGAATTCATTGTGCGCCGAATTTCCCTTATATACTAATTTAGATTAG
- the upp gene encoding uracil phosphoribosyltransferase — protein sequence MPKLQVLDHPLIQHKLSLIRDEETGSKEFRALVEEVSMLMAYEVTRDFPLQEIEVKTPVAIAKSKVIAGRKVGLVPILRAGLGMVDGMLRLIPAAKVGHVGLYRDPETLMPVEYYCKLPSDIAERDLIVIDPMLATGGSATAAITFLKERGAKNIKLMCLIAAPEGIAAVQSAHDDVDIFVASVDERLNDHGYIVPGLGDAGDRLFGTK from the coding sequence ATGCCAAAGCTTCAAGTACTTGATCATCCTCTAATCCAACATAAGTTATCGCTGATCCGGGATGAGGAAACGGGATCAAAGGAATTTAGGGCACTAGTCGAGGAAGTCTCGATGTTAATGGCCTACGAGGTAACTCGTGATTTTCCCTTACAAGAGATCGAAGTAAAAACACCTGTAGCAATAGCTAAGTCTAAGGTTATTGCCGGACGCAAAGTTGGCTTAGTTCCCATTCTGCGAGCAGGTTTAGGGATGGTTGATGGGATGCTCCGCTTAATTCCCGCTGCAAAAGTGGGACATGTTGGACTCTATAGGGATCCTGAAACTCTAATGCCTGTGGAATATTATTGCAAGCTGCCTTCAGATATCGCGGAGCGGGATCTCATAGTTATTGATCCAATGCTGGCAACAGGGGGCTCAGCTACAGCGGCGATAACGTTTTTAAAAGAACGTGGTGCGAAGAATATAAAACTGATGTGCCTAATTGCTGCCCCAGAGGGGATTGCCGCCGTGCAAAGCGCCCATGATGATGTCGACATTTTTGTTGCATCAGTTGATGAACGCTTAAATGACCATGGTTATATTGTTCCCGGTCTTGGAGACGCAGGGGATAGGTTGTTTGGAACAAAATGA
- the atpF gene encoding F0F1 ATP synthase subunit B: protein MGGNPIQFDYTVPATVLSFLLLVWLLSKYAWKPLMKMMEERRTNIESMLKQAEDERQQADKIKREYQEEMRKARQEAQEVIAKATKVSEARSAEILAAAHEESEKIKKSALVDIARERDRAISDVKAQVADLSVSVAEKIIKQKLDIKGQGKLIEQFIQEVGEMQ, encoded by the coding sequence TTGGGTGGGAATCCTATTCAATTTGACTATACTGTACCGGCTACGGTTTTATCTTTCCTGTTGCTCGTTTGGCTTCTCAGCAAATATGCTTGGAAACCGCTAATGAAAATGATGGAAGAACGGCGGACTAATATTGAATCCATGCTTAAGCAGGCAGAAGACGAGCGCCAACAGGCAGATAAAATAAAGCGTGAATACCAAGAAGAAATGCGTAAGGCTCGCCAGGAAGCCCAAGAAGTAATTGCAAAGGCTACTAAGGTAAGTGAAGCTCGTTCTGCCGAGATTCTGGCTGCTGCACATGAAGAATCTGAGAAGATTAAAAAATCTGCCCTTGTTGATATCGCACGTGAACGAGATCGGGCAATCTCCGATGTTAAAGCACAAGTTGCTGATCTTTCAGTTTCCGTTGCAGAGAAAATTATTAAACAAAAACTTGACATTAAGGGTCAAGGAAAACTCATCGAGCAGTTTATTCAAGAGGTAGGAGAAATGCAATGA
- a CDS encoding AtpZ/AtpI family protein, whose translation MELKSWQKALVVGSNISTSLAILVGGGYFLGRYLDTQWMTKPLFTISCMLIGLALGGSYLVITLKEFGASDDKK comes from the coding sequence ATGGAATTAAAATCTTGGCAAAAGGCCTTAGTAGTCGGGTCTAACATATCAACTTCCCTAGCTATATTAGTTGGCGGAGGATACTTCCTAGGTAGATACCTCGACACTCAATGGATGACGAAGCCTTTGTTCACAATCAGTTGTATGCTGATAGGACTAGCACTGGGAGGGAGCTATTTAGTAATTACTTTAAAAGAGTTTGGAGCATCCGATGATAAGAAGTAG
- a CDS encoding L-threonylcarbamoyladenylate synthase encodes METKRRSVDRVNPEAELIKEGAEWLRAGELVAFPTETVYGLGANALDASACAKIFAAKGRPQDNPLIVHVSSLAMANSCVNNWTSSAELCVKNFWPGPLTLILPKTSLIPDIVTACLDNVAVRMPSHPVALRLIEEAGVPIAAPSANLSGKPSPTRGGHVWRDMKGKIPLILDAGACEVGLESTVLDVSGEVPTILRPGGITREQLEAVLGDVYTDSCSENQAPRAPGMKYRHYAPQGELILVSGHRERVVQRMVQEIIRGHSRFKKVGVLCTLESASYLHDRHPDLLFVLGSKDQPSEVARNIFEGLRLCDERKMDLILVEGIEEGGLGSAVMNRLEKAAGKRTQHI; translated from the coding sequence ATGGAAACAAAAAGAAGATCTGTTGATAGAGTCAATCCCGAAGCCGAACTAATTAAAGAGGGCGCGGAGTGGCTAAGAGCAGGCGAGTTAGTAGCCTTTCCAACAGAAACAGTTTACGGGCTGGGAGCAAATGCTTTAGATGCTTCAGCATGTGCTAAGATCTTTGCTGCCAAGGGAAGACCTCAAGATAATCCGTTAATTGTGCACGTTTCCAGTCTTGCTATGGCCAACTCTTGCGTAAATAATTGGACGTCTTCAGCAGAGTTATGTGTTAAGAATTTTTGGCCGGGTCCATTAACCTTAATCTTGCCAAAAACCAGCTTAATTCCGGATATTGTAACTGCCTGCCTAGATAATGTTGCTGTTCGTATGCCCAGTCATCCCGTTGCCCTACGCTTAATCGAGGAGGCAGGGGTTCCGATTGCCGCACCTAGTGCTAATCTTTCCGGAAAGCCTAGTCCAACCAGAGGCGGTCATGTCTGGCGGGATATGAAAGGGAAGATCCCCCTAATTCTTGATGCAGGAGCTTGTGAAGTTGGTTTGGAATCAACAGTGCTTGATGTGAGTGGGGAGGTTCCCACTATTCTTCGTCCGGGTGGGATTACCAGGGAACAGTTAGAAGCGGTATTAGGGGACGTTTATACAGATTCTTGTTCCGAAAATCAAGCTCCCAGAGCTCCTGGAATGAAATACAGGCATTACGCGCCTCAGGGCGAATTAATTTTGGTGAGCGGGCATCGGGAAAGAGTCGTACAACGAATGGTTCAAGAAATCATCAGAGGACATTCCAGGTTTAAAAAAGTGGGAGTACTGTGTACATTGGAAAGTGCATCCTATTTGCATGACCGGCATCCTGATCTTTTGTTTGTTCTAGGTTCAAAAGATCAACCTTCGGAAGTGGCAAGGAATATATTTGAAGGATTAAGATTGTGTGATGAAAGGAAAATGGATTTAATTTTGGTTGAAGGTATTGAAGAAGGTGGCTTAGGGAGCGCGGTGATGAACCGCTTAGAAAAAGCAGCGGGAAAGCGAACTCAACACATTTAG
- the atpA gene encoding F0F1 ATP synthase subunit alpha produces MNLRPEEISSIIKQQIERYDTAVDIVDVGTVIQVGDGIARVYGLEKAMAGELLEFPGNVYGMAMNLEEDNIGCVILGPFTGIKEGDQVKRTGRIVEVPVGEALIGRVVNALGQPIDGKGEIVTDKFRPIESPASGVIARKSVSEPMLTGLKSIDAMVPIGRGQRELIIGDRQTGKTAVAIDAIINQKGQDMICIYVAVGQKASTVASVVQKLEENDAMKYTIIVCATASEPSPMVFIAPYSGAAMGEEFMYNGKHVLIIYDDLSKQAVAYRELSLLLKRPPGREAYPGDVFYLHSRLLERAAKLSDALGGGSMTALPIIETQAGDVSAYIPTNVISITDGQIFLESDLFNAGFRPAINVGLSVSRVGGSAQIKAMKQVAGQLRLDLASYRELAAFAQFGSDLDKVTQMRLNRGKRTMEILKQNQYATMPVEEEVVVIYAAVKGFTDDIDADKIGKFEQEYLRFMRSVKADLLAKIRTEKALSNDMIADLEKAINEFKQGFVA; encoded by the coding sequence ATGAACTTGCGTCCAGAAGAAATAAGTTCCATTATTAAGCAGCAAATCGAACGATACGATACTGCTGTTGATATCGTAGACGTTGGGACAGTTATCCAGGTTGGAGACGGAATTGCTCGTGTTTATGGTCTGGAAAAGGCTATGGCAGGTGAGCTTCTGGAGTTCCCAGGAAATGTTTACGGTATGGCGATGAATCTTGAAGAAGATAATATTGGTTGTGTTATTCTGGGACCCTTCACAGGGATTAAAGAAGGCGATCAGGTCAAGAGAACCGGACGGATCGTGGAAGTCCCAGTCGGCGAGGCTTTGATTGGCCGCGTTGTTAATGCTCTTGGTCAGCCCATTGATGGCAAAGGGGAAATTGTGACAGACAAGTTCCGTCCGATTGAGTCCCCTGCATCAGGTGTTATTGCACGTAAATCCGTCAGTGAACCGATGCTAACTGGTCTAAAATCTATTGATGCTATGGTTCCTATTGGTCGTGGTCAGCGGGAATTAATTATCGGTGACCGTCAAACTGGTAAAACTGCAGTAGCTATCGATGCGATTATTAACCAAAAAGGTCAAGACATGATTTGTATTTACGTAGCTGTCGGACAAAAAGCATCGACAGTTGCCAGCGTTGTTCAGAAATTAGAAGAAAACGATGCAATGAAATACACAATTATTGTATGTGCTACTGCCTCTGAGCCTTCTCCAATGGTCTTTATCGCACCTTATTCTGGTGCTGCTATGGGTGAAGAGTTCATGTATAATGGCAAGCATGTCCTGATCATTTACGATGACCTTTCCAAACAAGCGGTAGCTTACCGTGAACTTTCCTTGCTTCTTAAACGCCCACCAGGACGTGAAGCATATCCTGGAGACGTTTTCTACCTCCACTCTCGTTTGTTGGAGCGTGCAGCGAAGTTGTCCGATGCCCTAGGCGGAGGTTCAATGACAGCACTTCCGATTATTGAGACTCAAGCTGGTGACGTTTCCGCCTATATTCCTACGAACGTTATTTCCATTACTGATGGACAGATCTTTTTGGAATCAGACCTCTTTAATGCCGGATTCCGTCCAGCCATCAACGTTGGTCTTTCCGTTTCCCGGGTAGGTGGTAGCGCCCAGATCAAAGCTATGAAACAAGTTGCAGGACAGCTCCGTTTGGATCTCGCCAGCTATCGTGAATTAGCAGCATTTGCTCAATTTGGATCTGACTTGGATAAAGTTACGCAAATGCGACTCAACCGTGGAAAACGAACCATGGAAATTCTTAAACAAAATCAATATGCAACAATGCCCGTTGAAGAAGAAGTTGTCGTTATTTATGCGGCAGTTAAAGGCTTCACTGATGATATTGATGCTGACAAAATTGGGAAATTTGAGCAAGAATACCTGCGCTTCATGCGCTCCGTGAAGGCCGACCTGTTGGCTAAAATTCGCACTGAGAAGGCGCTCTCCAATGATATGATCGCCGATCTGGAAAAAGCAATTAACGAATTCAAACAGGGGTTTGTGGCCTAG
- a CDS encoding manganese efflux pump MntP family protein translates to MNFLWVVAVATALGADAFSLALAIGLAGIRKSMMVRLALVVAVFHVFMPLGGMMLGQALGSILGQFASLAGAFVLIVLGVRMLYKIYWPAKQSLPFGEARQAFFAGNITNQSSLEGYGIYLLAASVSLDALSVGFSLGTIRADILMTVLIMGMIAGLMTGIGLVLGRVMGTRLGDRAELFGGLALLLIGIKLLF, encoded by the coding sequence ATGAATTTCTTATGGGTTGTGGCTGTTGCAACTGCTTTGGGAGCGGATGCATTTTCCTTAGCTCTCGCAATTGGGTTAGCCGGTATTAGAAAGAGCATGATGGTCAGGTTAGCTTTAGTGGTAGCTGTATTTCACGTGTTTATGCCTCTTGGCGGCATGATGCTCGGTCAAGCTTTGGGCTCAATTTTGGGGCAATTTGCAAGTTTGGCTGGAGCTTTCGTTCTAATTGTTTTAGGAGTCAGAATGCTCTATAAGATTTATTGGCCGGCAAAGCAAAGTTTGCCCTTTGGAGAAGCTAGACAGGCCTTTTTTGCTGGGAATATTACCAATCAAAGCTCTCTGGAAGGATACGGTATTTATCTTTTGGCTGCAAGTGTAAGTTTAGATGCCTTAAGTGTCGGGTTTTCACTTGGGACTATTCGAGCAGATATCCTTATGACAGTCCTGATTATGGGCATGATTGCGGGATTGATGACTGGAATCGGTTTGGTTTTAGGACGAGTAATGGGGACAAGGTTGGGAGATAGGGCGGAATTATTCGGCGGATTGGCGTTGCTATTAATTGGTATCAAACTTCTTTTTTAG
- a CDS encoding low molecular weight protein arginine phosphatase, protein MLKLLFVCTGNTCRSPLAEGIGRSMFGDLVQVNSAGLAAWDGDQVSPHVVEILKEQEIDLSQHRARRITEELMADADWVIPMTLAQEEGLKRRFPHWIHKIRRLGNWGGENRDIIDPWMGSLEVYRQTALEITDLLSILKNQVNLG, encoded by the coding sequence ATGTTAAAACTTTTATTTGTTTGTACGGGAAATACCTGCCGCAGTCCACTGGCTGAAGGGATTGGCCGGTCTATGTTCGGTGATTTGGTTCAAGTAAATTCGGCTGGATTGGCTGCCTGGGATGGAGATCAGGTTAGTCCTCATGTGGTAGAGATTCTTAAAGAACAGGAAATTGATCTTTCTCAGCATCGTGCTAGAAGAATTACTGAGGAGCTGATGGCTGATGCGGATTGGGTTATCCCTATGACATTGGCTCAAGAAGAAGGCTTAAAACGTCGGTTCCCTCATTGGATTCACAAAATCCGACGTTTGGGAAACTGGGGAGGAGAAAACCGAGACATAATTGATCCATGGATGGGTTCTCTGGAAGTCTATCGCCAGACAGCGTTGGAAATCACAGACTTGTTAAGTATTTTAAAAAACCAAGTAAATCTAGGGTAA
- the atpB gene encoding F0F1 ATP synthase subunit A, with product MHETVLWHLGSMTFHGKTLIMTWISMALVMIFVFAGVRNLTSGKPGKMQNVLEWIIDFVRGIINDNMEYEKGRPLLSYLVTLFMFVFFSNMLGLIPNFTFNLLHDVHFAQLGHIFSGPSMMSPTADINTTLSLALLTIILVVSLGIKHKGAHYFHHFVEPNPVFVIIHAIDLLAKPMTLAFRLFGNIFAGEILLGVILMLPGIWVLPGILPTTIWLAFSIFIGAIQSYVFVVLTTAYVSQAVTSDAH from the coding sequence GTGCATGAAACAGTATTGTGGCATTTGGGGAGTATGACATTTCATGGTAAAACCTTAATCATGACCTGGATTTCGATGGCTCTTGTTATGATTTTCGTTTTCGCAGGAGTACGCAATTTAACCAGTGGAAAACCTGGTAAAATGCAAAACGTTTTAGAGTGGATCATAGATTTCGTCCGTGGGATCATCAATGATAACATGGAGTATGAAAAGGGACGTCCATTGCTGAGCTATTTGGTGACGTTGTTCATGTTTGTTTTCTTTTCCAATATGCTTGGCCTTATCCCAAACTTCACGTTTAATCTATTGCATGACGTTCATTTTGCCCAATTAGGTCACATTTTCAGTGGGCCGTCAATGATGTCACCAACGGCCGATATTAACACGACTCTTTCCTTAGCTCTATTAACGATTATTCTAGTTGTCTCTTTAGGTATCAAGCATAAAGGGGCACATTATTTCCATCATTTTGTTGAGCCAAATCCAGTGTTTGTGATTATCCACGCCATTGATTTACTCGCTAAGCCAATGACACTAGCCTTTCGTTTGTTTGGAAACATCTTTGCAGGCGAAATATTATTGGGAGTTATTTTAATGTTACCTGGCATTTGGGTTCTTCCGGGGATTTTACCAACAACAATTTGGTTAGCTTTCAGTATTTTCATTGGAGCTATCCAGTCTTACGTGTTTGTGGTTTTGACAACTGCTTATGTTTCGCAGGCTGTTACCTCAGACGCCCATTAA
- the atpE gene encoding F0F1 ATP synthase subunit C — MDVSAAAALGAGIAAGLAALGASIGNGNVISKTVEGIGRQPEAKATLQATMFIGVGLIEALPLLSWVLALLLMFTK; from the coding sequence ATGGACGTGTCTGCTGCTGCTGCACTTGGTGCAGGAATTGCTGCTGGCTTGGCAGCTCTTGGGGCATCAATTGGTAATGGTAATGTAATTAGTAAAACGGTGGAGGGTATTGGTCGTCAACCGGAGGCTAAAGCAACATTACAAGCTACCATGTTTATTGGTGTCGGTTTGATTGAGGCTTTGCCACTCCTTAGCTGGGTACTCGCCCTGCTGCTCATGTTTACAAAGTAA
- a CDS encoding deoxycytidylate deaminase: protein MMHGKRPSWDSYFMQMAQVVAERSTCLRRQVGAVMVKDKQILSTGYNGSPSGLRHCAEVGCLRQSLGVPSGERHEICRAVHAEQNALVQAAKHGVAITGADLYTTHQPCVLCTKLLINAGIIRVVYTYAYPDKLAVQMADEAGLKLVKFGEDIS, encoded by the coding sequence ATGATGCATGGAAAACGTCCTAGTTGGGATAGCTATTTTATGCAAATGGCCCAAGTAGTTGCCGAACGATCAACTTGCTTGCGCCGTCAAGTTGGGGCAGTGATGGTAAAGGATAAACAAATACTAAGTACCGGATATAATGGGAGCCCTTCGGGGCTCCGGCATTGTGCTGAGGTTGGCTGTTTACGGCAGAGCTTAGGTGTTCCCTCAGGGGAACGCCATGAGATCTGCCGTGCTGTGCATGCAGAACAAAATGCTTTGGTTCAAGCAGCAAAGCATGGGGTCGCTATTACTGGTGCAGACCTATACACAACTCATCAGCCTTGCGTTTTGTGTACAAAATTGTTGATCAATGCAGGAATAATTCGAGTAGTCTATACCTATGCTTACCCGGATAAGCTTGCTGTCCAGATGGCTGATGAGGCAGGATTGAAACTGGTTAAATTTGGAGAGGATATCTCTTAG
- a CDS encoding TIGR01440 family protein, with translation MLEDKQIKESLQEIARTWNEVLDAFFLKAGLQSRQILVLGCSTSEVIGHHIGQGSSLEVAEVLLPPLLDRAKQEGVFLAVQGCEHINRALVLERACVEHYRLEEVTVLPALHAGGAMTVKAWESFSSPVMVERIQGHAGIDVGDTFIGMHLRPVVIPIRIHVKELGQAHLTMARTRPRLIGGPRAAYA, from the coding sequence TTGCTTGAGGATAAACAGATCAAAGAAAGCTTGCAGGAAATAGCTAGAACTTGGAATGAAGTACTGGATGCCTTTTTCCTAAAGGCTGGCTTACAGTCTCGACAAATTCTTGTCTTAGGTTGCAGTACGAGTGAAGTTATAGGCCACCATATTGGGCAGGGAAGCAGTTTGGAAGTCGCAGAAGTGTTACTTCCTCCTCTCTTAGATCGAGCAAAGCAAGAGGGAGTTTTTTTAGCAGTTCAAGGTTGCGAACATATTAATCGCGCGCTGGTGCTAGAACGAGCTTGCGTAGAACATTACAGATTGGAAGAAGTAACTGTACTTCCTGCGCTTCACGCCGGAGGAGCTATGACTGTAAAAGCCTGGGAAAGCTTTTCTTCCCCTGTTATGGTAGAGCGAATTCAAGGGCATGCAGGGATAGATGTCGGAGATACATTTATCGGAATGCACTTAAGGCCCGTAGTAATCCCAATACGTATACATGTTAAAGAACTGGGTCAGGCCCACTTAACCATGGCGCGCACAAGACCACGCCTTATTGGTGGCCCACGGGCAGCGTATGCCTAG
- the rpiB gene encoding ribose 5-phosphate isomerase B, protein MKVALGADHGGYELKEAIRKHLQAQEIEVIDFGTHSNDSVDYPKYGFAVGSAIIKGEADLGIVVCGTGLGISMAANKIPGIRAALCSETFSARMAREHNNANVLALGARVIGGGLALDIVDIFLKTEFSGGRHALRVDLISNIERGEMI, encoded by the coding sequence GTGAAAGTTGCGCTGGGTGCTGATCATGGTGGATATGAACTAAAAGAAGCTATTCGCAAGCATTTACAAGCACAGGAAATCGAAGTTATTGATTTCGGAACCCATTCCAATGATTCCGTAGATTATCCAAAGTACGGTTTTGCAGTTGGAAGTGCAATCATTAAAGGGGAAGCAGATTTGGGGATTGTGGTTTGTGGCACCGGACTAGGAATTTCTATGGCCGCAAATAAAATACCCGGAATCCGTGCTGCCCTTTGCTCTGAGACCTTTTCAGCCCGAATGGCAAGAGAACATAATAATGCCAATGTTTTAGCATTAGGTGCTCGGGTAATAGGGGGAGGGCTTGCTCTGGATATTGTGGACATTTTTTTGAAAACCGAGTTTTCAGGTGGAAGACATGCCCTTAGAGTAGATCTGATTTCTAACATTGAAAGAGGCGAGATGATTTAG
- the wecB gene encoding non-hydrolyzing UDP-N-acetylglucosamine 2-epimerase encodes MIVFGTRPEAIKMAPVIQALRQKDSINCQVIVTAQHREMLDQVLKLFKIDPDFDLNLMQPGQTLTDITTRVLNGLKEVFQSEQPDLVLVHGDTTTTFVAALAAFYAQIPVGHVEAGLRTGNKYSPFPEEMNRKLAGVLTDYHFAPTNTAKLNLEREGISSEKIFITGNTVIDALLATVNPEYSFFDSQIQEIINKGQGSRMILVTTHRRENLGEPMRQIYQALRDTLEEFPDTYIIFPVHKNPIVRTVVSEVLGSHPRVNLIEPMDYEPFANLMARAHLILTDSGGIQEEAPSLGKPVLVVRDTTERPEAVDAGTVALVGTEYENVFLELKNLLGDRSAYEKMTMASNPYGDGTAAIRIAQIVEEKLGWT; translated from the coding sequence ATGATTGTGTTTGGGACACGTCCGGAGGCCATAAAAATGGCTCCTGTGATTCAAGCACTTCGTCAGAAGGACTCTATCAACTGTCAAGTTATTGTAACAGCTCAGCACCGTGAGATGCTGGATCAGGTACTAAAGCTATTTAAAATCGATCCTGATTTTGATCTAAACCTTATGCAACCGGGTCAAACCCTAACTGATATTACAACTAGGGTATTAAATGGCTTGAAAGAAGTTTTCCAAAGTGAGCAACCTGACTTAGTGTTGGTTCATGGGGACACAACCACAACATTTGTGGCTGCTTTGGCCGCTTTTTATGCTCAAATTCCAGTCGGACATGTTGAAGCTGGATTGCGAACAGGAAACAAATATTCTCCCTTTCCGGAAGAAATGAACCGAAAACTTGCAGGCGTTTTAACGGATTATCACTTTGCTCCAACAAATACGGCAAAGCTGAATCTTGAAAGAGAAGGGATTTCCTCGGAAAAAATCTTTATTACCGGCAATACGGTAATAGATGCTTTGCTGGCTACAGTAAACCCTGAATATAGTTTTTTCGACAGTCAAATCCAAGAGATAATCAATAAAGGGCAAGGGTCGAGAATGATTCTCGTAACCACACATCGCAGGGAAAACCTTGGTGAGCCCATGCGCCAAATATATCAGGCCTTAAGGGATACCCTGGAGGAGTTTCCGGATACCTACATAATTTTTCCCGTTCATAAAAATCCTATCGTTAGAACGGTAGTCAGTGAGGTTTTGGGGTCTCACCCGCGGGTTAACCTTATCGAACCGATGGATTATGAGCCCTTTGCCAATCTAATGGCACGGGCCCATCTGATTTTGACCGATTCAGGGGGGATACAGGAAGAGGCACCCTCCTTGGGCAAGCCAGTATTGGTTGTCAGAGATACGACGGAACGCCCCGAGGCAGTAGATGCAGGCACTGTGGCTTTGGTAGGGACGGAATACGAAAACGTGTTTTTAGAATTGAAAAATCTTTTAGGGGATCGGTCGGCGTATGAAAAAATGACAATGGCCAGTAATCCCTATGGAGATGGCACGGCAGCCATTAGAATAGCCCAAATAGTGGAAGAAAAGCTGGGGTGGACATAA